One part of the Helicobacter cetorum MIT 99-5656 genome encodes these proteins:
- the mfd gene encoding transcription-repair coupling factor translates to MIQSSLYRALNKGFDYQIIACKDLKEAELAKEVVDFFKPSVKTFLFPEFRAKKNDDLRSFFEEFLRLLGALREFYQALENKQEAMIIAPISALLHPLPKKELLESFKITLSENYDLRDLKDKLFYYGYEILDLVEVEGEASFRGDIVDIYVPNSKAYRLSFFDTFCESIKEFDPTTQMSVEKDLLEIEITPTLFSLNESLHESLKTKVEQSEMNSFSKDLASFGLWFLEEKAQDLLRAYKSIISPKALEEIKELASLEELDLERFKPLKVLEALQGYEDLEIHTHAIESFMALNSHHKITLLAPNKTILDNTLSAFETGTIECVIAPFVLNFKTPSEIFISLNSFERKKRRKKSKLALNELNVGEWVVHEDYGVGVFSKLVQHSILGSTRDFLEIAYFGEDKLLLPVENLHLIARYVAQSDSIPVMDRLGKGSFAKLKSKVRTKLLEIASRIIELAAERNLVLGKKMDTHLAELEIFKSHSGFEYTSDQEKAIAEISKDLSSNKVMDRLLSGDVGFGKTEVAMHAIFCAFLNGYQSALVVPTTLLSHQHFETLRMRFENFGVKVARLDRYVKTGEKNKLLKAVELGLVDVLIGTHAVLSAKFKNLGLMVVDEEHKFGVKQKEALKMLSKDVHFLSMSATPIPRTLNMALSQIKGISSLKTPPIDRQPSRTFLKEKSNELLKEIIHRELRRNGQIFYIHNHIASILKVKVELENLIPKLKIAILHSQISANESEEIMLEFAKGSYHMLLCTSIVESGIHLPNANTIIIDNAQNFGLADLHQLRGRVGRGKKEGFCYFLIEDNKSLNEQALKRLLALEKNSYLGSGESIAYHDLEIRGGGNLLGQDQSGHIKNIGYALYTRMLEDAIYELSGGKKRLEKSVEIQLSVSGFINPELVASDSLRLDLYRRLSLCESLDEVGQIHEEIEDRFGKIDCMSEQFLQIIMLKILANKLGILKLSNFNQNITITYHNETKENLKAPSKDDNDILETLLGFLRKQMALSVA, encoded by the coding sequence ATGATTCAATCTAGCCTTTATAGAGCCTTAAACAAGGGCTTTGACTATCAAATTATTGCTTGTAAGGATTTGAAAGAAGCAGAGCTTGCTAAGGAAGTGGTGGATTTTTTCAAACCAAGCGTCAAAACTTTTCTTTTTCCTGAATTTAGAGCCAAAAAAAATGATGATTTGCGTTCGTTTTTTGAAGAATTTTTACGGCTTTTAGGAGCTTTAAGGGAGTTTTATCAAGCCTTAGAAAACAAACAAGAGGCTATGATTATCGCCCCTATTTCTGCTTTATTACACCCTTTACCTAAAAAAGAGCTTTTGGAAAGCTTTAAAATCACTCTTTCAGAAAATTATGATTTGAGAGATTTGAAAGACAAGCTTTTTTATTATGGATACGAAATTTTAGACTTGGTAGAAGTGGAAGGGGAAGCGAGCTTTAGGGGGGATATTGTAGATATTTATGTGCCTAACTCTAAGGCGTATCGCTTGAGTTTTTTTGACACTTTTTGTGAGAGCATTAAGGAATTTGACCCCACAACTCAAATGAGCGTGGAAAAAGATTTATTAGAGATTGAGATAACACCGACTCTGTTTAGCCTGAATGAAAGCCTGCATGAGAGCTTAAAAACAAAAGTAGAACAAAGCGAAATGAATAGTTTTTCTAAAGATTTAGCTAGTTTTGGTTTATGGTTTTTAGAAGAAAAAGCACAAGATTTGTTGCGTGCATATAAAAGCATCATAAGTCCTAAGGCTTTAGAAGAGATTAAAGAATTAGCGAGTTTAGAAGAATTAGATTTGGAGCGTTTTAAACCTTTAAAGGTTTTAGAAGCCTTGCAGGGCTATGAAGATTTAGAAATCCATACGCATGCAATAGAAAGCTTTATGGCTCTTAATTCACACCATAAAATCACGCTTCTAGCCCCTAATAAAACGATTTTAGATAATACGCTAAGTGCGTTTGAAACAGGCACGATTGAGTGTGTAATCGCCCCATTTGTTTTAAACTTTAAAACCCCTAGTGAGATTTTTATTTCGCTCAATTCTTTTGAAAGGAAAAAGCGGCGTAAAAAATCCAAACTTGCCTTAAATGAATTGAATGTGGGCGAATGGGTGGTGCATGAAGATTATGGGGTGGGGGTATTTTCTAAATTAGTGCAACACAGCATTTTAGGAAGCACAAGAGATTTTTTAGAAATCGCCTATTTTGGAGAAGACAAACTACTATTACCGGTTGAAAATTTGCATTTAATCGCTCGCTATGTTGCACAAAGCGATAGTATTCCTGTTATGGATAGGCTAGGTAAGGGGAGCTTTGCTAAATTAAAATCTAAAGTGAGAACCAAGCTTTTAGAAATTGCTAGTAGAATTATAGAATTAGCCGCTGAGCGTAATTTGGTGTTAGGGAAAAAGATGGACACTCATTTGGCAGAGCTAGAAATCTTTAAATCGCATTCGGGTTTTGAGTATACAAGCGACCAAGAAAAAGCCATTGCTGAAATTTCAAAGGATTTAAGCTCTAATAAAGTGATGGATAGGCTGCTTAGTGGCGATGTGGGTTTTGGAAAAACTGAAGTGGCTATGCATGCTATTTTTTGCGCGTTTTTAAATGGCTATCAAAGTGCGTTAGTAGTGCCTACCACATTACTATCTCACCAGCATTTTGAGACCTTAAGAATGCGTTTTGAAAATTTTGGTGTCAAAGTGGCTCGTTTGGATAGGTATGTTAAAACAGGCGAGAAGAACAAGCTTTTAAAGGCTGTAGAATTAGGGCTAGTTGATGTTCTTATAGGCACGCATGCCGTTTTAAGTGCGAAGTTTAAAAACTTAGGCTTAATGGTGGTAGATGAAGAGCATAAATTTGGAGTGAAACAAAAAGAAGCTTTAAAAATGTTGAGTAAAGATGTGCATTTTTTAAGCATGTCAGCAACGCCTATTCCACGCACCTTAAATATGGCACTCTCTCAAATTAAGGGCATTAGCTCTTTAAAAACTCCGCCTATAGACAGACAGCCTAGCCGCACTTTCTTAAAAGAAAAGAGCAACGAATTATTAAAAGAAATCATTCACAGAGAATTACGCCGTAACGGACAGATTTTTTATATCCATAACCACATTGCAAGCATTCTTAAAGTGAAAGTTGAGTTAGAAAATTTGATTCCTAAGCTTAAGATTGCCATTTTGCATTCACAAATCAGTGCGAATGAGAGTGAAGAAATTATGCTCGAGTTTGCTAAGGGGAGCTATCACATGCTACTTTGCACTTCCATTGTAGAGTCAGGTATCCATTTACCTAATGCTAACACGATTATTATAGACAACGCACAGAATTTTGGACTAGCGGATTTGCATCAATTAAGGGGGCGTGTGGGTAGGGGTAAAAAAGAAGGTTTTTGTTATTTTCTCATAGAAGATAATAAATCCTTGAATGAGCAAGCCCTAAAACGCTTACTCGCTTTAGAAAAAAATTCGTATTTGGGGAGTGGGGAGAGTATCGCTTATCATGACCTAGAAATTAGGGGGGGTGGAAACTTGCTTGGGCAAGACCAAAGTGGGCATATTAAAAATATCGGTTATGCTCTCTATACACGCATGCTTGAAGATGCGATTTATGAACTCAGTGGCGGGAAGAAAAGACTTGAAAAAAGCGTAGAAATTCAATTAAGCGTGAGTGGGTTTATTAACCCTGAGTTGGTCGCAAGTGATAGTTTGAGATTAGATTTGTATCGGCGTTTGAGCTTGTGTGAAAGTTTAGATGAAGTGGGACAAATCCACGAAGAAATAGAAGATAGATTTGGCAAAATAGATTGCATGAGCGAGCAATTTTTACAAATCATTATGCTTAAAATTTTAGCTAATAAGCTTGGCATTCTTAAGCTTTCTAATTTCAATCAAAACATTACGATTACCTATCACAATGAGACTAAAGAGAACCTAAAAGCCCCTAGCAAAGATGATAATGATATTTTAGAAACGCTTCTAGGTTTTTTGCGTAAACAAATGGCTTTAAGCGTGGCGTGA
- a CDS encoding polymer-forming cytoskeletal protein produces MAIFDNNNKSVNAKVGPATIIAQGTKIKGEFHASCHLHIDGELDGSVHSKSTVVIGQTGSVVGEIFANKLVVSGKFNGVVEAEVVEIMPLGRLDGKVSSQELVIERKGILIGESRPKGIQGGKLLINEQEKKIENK; encoded by the coding sequence ATGGCAATCTTTGATAACAATAATAAATCAGTTAATGCAAAAGTAGGACCAGCGACTATCATCGCTCAAGGCACCAAAATAAAGGGTGAGTTTCATGCTAGTTGCCATTTGCATATAGATGGCGAATTGGATGGAAGCGTGCATTCTAAAAGCACGGTCGTTATCGGACAAACCGGCTCGGTGGTGGGTGAGATTTTTGCTAACAAACTGGTAGTGAGCGGAAAGTTTAATGGCGTAGTGGAAGCCGAAGTGGTAGAAATCATGCCTTTAGGACGCCTTGATGGCAAGGTTTCTAGCCAAGAGCTTGTGATTGAAAGGAAAGGGATTTTGATTGGAGAGAGTCGTCCTAAGGGCATTCAAGGGGGTAAATTGTTAATTAATGAGCAAGAAAAGAAAATTGAAAACAAGTAG
- a CDS encoding M23 family metallopeptidase, whose product MFLDRRLIVMITDSKGSRYINVHILFRQICLYVLLSVVGSLLFLGTSLLVFDKEIKNIGKEHTLITEEFERKKQTNEKLSLKMDEFLEDLQLSGERINDLEDVVGINRPEETSESNFSSRLDLAGITGLQKSFIMRLIPNDYPLESYRRVSAAFSKRMHPILHVLHNHTGLDLSTAINTPVYASASGVAGLASMGWNGGYGNLVKIFHPFGFKTYYAHLNKIVVKTGEFVKKGQIIGYSGNTGMSTGPHLHYEVRFLNQPINPMNFTKWNMKDFEEIFTKERSIRWQSLITIINQLMQK is encoded by the coding sequence GTGTTTTTAGATAGACGCTTGATTGTAATGATTACGGATTCTAAGGGGAGTCGTTATATCAATGTGCATATACTATTTCGTCAAATTTGTCTGTATGTGCTTTTGAGTGTTGTAGGCTCTTTGTTGTTCTTAGGCACTTCGTTATTAGTGTTTGACAAAGAGATTAAAAACATTGGCAAAGAACATACATTAATTACTGAGGAATTTGAGAGAAAAAAGCAAACCAACGAAAAGCTTTCTTTAAAAATGGATGAATTTTTAGAGGATTTACAGCTCTCAGGTGAACGCATTAATGATTTAGAAGATGTGGTAGGCATTAACAGACCTGAAGAAACAAGCGAAAGCAATTTTTCTAGCCGTTTGGATTTGGCTGGAATTACTGGATTGCAAAAAAGCTTTATCATGCGACTGATTCCTAATGACTATCCTTTAGAGTCCTATCGGCGTGTATCAGCCGCCTTTAGCAAGCGTATGCACCCCATTTTGCATGTGTTGCACAATCATACCGGATTAGATTTAAGCACAGCCATAAACACCCCTGTATATGCGAGTGCGAGTGGGGTAGCAGGACTAGCGAGTATGGGATGGAATGGGGGCTATGGAAATTTGGTTAAAATATTCCATCCTTTTGGGTTCAAGACCTACTATGCCCATTTGAATAAAATTGTCGTAAAAACAGGCGAGTTTGTCAAAAAAGGGCAGATTATTGGATATAGTGGTAATACAGGAATGAGCACGGGACCGCATTTACACTATGAAGTGCGTTTCTTAAACCAGCCTATAAACCCCATGAATTTTACCAAATGGAACATGAAAGACTTTGAAGAAATTTTTACTAAAGAAAGGAGCATTAGATGGCAATCTTTGATAACAATAATAAATCAGTTAATGCAAAAGTAG
- a CDS encoding M23 family metallopeptidase, with protein MLQNKLMITIIDEQGSKQLNFSKNLKRNLVLLILAFLLIVTLGVVFLRFLIARIDVMTTERNAVLRDFRALYQKNHALKTEIKNKREEIFIVGQKIRGLESLIEVKKGANGGVHLYDKVDLENLSLAQKNLALMLIPNGKPLNTYSAINSTKERNHPIKKVKGIESGLDFIVESNTPVYATADGIVDFVKTNSNVGYGNLVRLEHAFGFSSIYAHLDHVIVRYKTFIQKGQLIGYSGKSGNSGGEKLHYEVRFLGKILNANHFLAWNLDNFQSALEENKFIEWKNLFWVLEDIVQLQEHVDKEAK; from the coding sequence GTGCTACAAAATAAATTGATGATTACTATCATTGATGAGCAAGGCTCAAAGCAACTTAATTTTTCTAAGAACTTAAAGCGTAATTTGGTGCTTTTGATTTTAGCATTCTTGCTAATCGTTACCCTTGGCGTGGTTTTTTTAAGGTTTTTAATCGCTAGAATAGATGTTATGACTACAGAAAGAAACGCCGTTTTAAGGGATTTTAGGGCGTTGTATCAAAAAAACCATGCTCTAAAAACAGAGATTAAAAACAAACGAGAAGAAATCTTTATTGTAGGACAGAAAATTCGTGGTCTAGAATCATTGATTGAAGTCAAAAAAGGGGCTAATGGGGGGGTGCATCTCTATGACAAAGTGGATTTAGAAAATCTTAGTCTAGCTCAAAAAAATTTAGCTCTCATGCTCATTCCTAATGGAAAGCCCCTTAATACCTATAGTGCGATTAACTCTACTAAAGAAAGAAATCATCCTATCAAAAAGGTTAAAGGCATTGAATCAGGGCTTGATTTTATCGTTGAATCTAATACGCCTGTCTATGCTACAGCTGATGGAATCGTGGATTTTGTCAAAACAAATTCTAATGTGGGTTATGGGAATTTGGTGCGTTTAGAACATGCCTTTGGTTTTAGCTCTATTTATGCCCATTTAGACCATGTGATTGTGCGTTATAAGACCTTTATTCAAAAGGGGCAACTCATCGGCTATAGCGGAAAGAGTGGGAATAGTGGTGGTGAAAAATTGCATTATGAAGTGCGATTTTTGGGTAAAATTTTGAATGCAAATCATTTTCTCGCATGGAATTTGGATAATTTTCAAAGTGCTTTAGAAGAAAATAAGTTTATTGAGTGGAAGAATTTGTTTTGGGTTTTAGAAGATATTGTCCAGCTTCAAGAGCATGTGGATAAAGAAGCGAAATAA
- a CDS encoding Mur ligase family protein, whose amino-acid sequence MRGSLTIINRCLEDFLKIKGKEYQEFDPKRFIQIYKAFKNAFFETKAKVVHIVGTNGKGSTGRFLTLLLLQQHFKVLHFTSPHIFEFRERFYLNGTIIDGNTLENAHQKLQQHAFSNACSYFEYATLLAIMLAKDCDYLILEAGLGGEFDSTNVLEKTLSIFTPIDYDHKEFLGDSLESIATTKLNAMSNFNVIAPQLKLVLNVAQKIANNKQAQLIWVKNEISKEVKFYIERYHLADFLAFNLEVALKAFEILMQYNLDKQDILQHLKPLDLMGRSQLLRPNILIDVGHNPHSAKALKEEIKRVFKSKITLIYNCYKDKDAFKVLEILKPFIKKVLILELFEERVIELEALKEILKSLELEYDLYESSHLETSQNYLVYGSFLVVNSFYQSLEATRGKCATK is encoded by the coding sequence ATGAGGGGAAGTTTAACCATAATAAATAGGTGCTTAGAAGATTTTTTAAAAATAAAAGGCAAAGAATATCAAGAGTTTGACCCCAAGCGTTTCATTCAAATTTACAAAGCATTTAAAAACGCTTTTTTTGAGACTAAAGCAAAAGTAGTTCATATTGTAGGCACTAATGGCAAGGGTAGCACAGGGAGATTTCTCACTCTTTTATTATTGCAACAACATTTTAAGGTGCTACATTTCACATCGCCCCATATTTTTGAATTTAGAGAACGCTTTTATTTGAATGGCACTATCATTGATGGCAACACATTAGAAAACGCTCATCAAAAATTACAACAACATGCTTTTAGTAATGCTTGCTCGTATTTTGAATACGCTACCTTGCTCGCCATAATGTTGGCTAAAGATTGTGATTATTTGATTTTAGAAGCAGGGCTTGGGGGGGAGTTTGATAGCACAAATGTTTTAGAAAAAACTTTGAGTATTTTTACGCCCATTGATTACGACCATAAGGAATTTTTAGGGGATAGTTTAGAGAGTATTGCAACTACCAAACTCAACGCTATGAGCAATTTTAATGTTATTGCCCCGCAACTTAAGCTTGTTTTAAATGTGGCTCAAAAAATAGCTAATAACAAACAAGCACAACTCATTTGGGTTAAAAATGAGATTTCAAAAGAAGTAAAATTTTATATTGAACGCTATCATTTGGCAGATTTTTTAGCGTTTAATTTAGAAGTGGCTTTAAAGGCGTTTGAAATTTTAATGCAATATAACTTAGACAAGCAAGACATTTTGCAACATTTAAAGCCCTTAGATTTAATGGGGCGCTCTCAGCTTCTAAGACCTAATATTTTAATTGATGTGGGGCATAACCCCCATAGTGCGAAAGCCTTAAAAGAAGAAATCAAGCGTGTTTTTAAGTCAAAAATCACTTTGATTTATAATTGCTACAAGGATAAGGATGCTTTTAAGGTATTAGAGATTTTAAAGCCTTTCATTAAAAAAGTTTTAATTTTGGAGTTATTTGAAGAAAGGGTCATAGAATTAGAAGCTCTCAAAGAAATTTTAAAAAGCCTTGAATTAGAATATGATTTGTATGAGTCAAGCCATTTAGAGACAAGCCAAAATTACTTAGTTTATGGCTCATTTCTTGTAGTAAATTCTTTTTATCAAAGCTTAGAAGCAACAAGGGGGAAGTGTGCTACAAAATAA
- the lptE gene encoding LPS assembly lipoprotein LptE, protein MIFRIIVLILFFIGCGYKPIATYAQNALGDSVYVKLIVNLPNPENSVEFKDLMNRLVVQRFQNRLASEKDADSIITIEITNVTDTSITQNKEGFTTFYRATVSVSYTYDNKKGTKKTFQDSGYYNYAVNLQDPLNTYNNRYYAINQAVEQTLTKFVVQIAYEGKFNHNK, encoded by the coding sequence ATGATTTTTAGAATTATTGTTTTGATTTTATTTTTTATCGGATGTGGATACAAGCCCATCGCTACTTACGCTCAAAATGCTTTGGGAGATAGCGTGTATGTGAAACTCATTGTCAATTTGCCTAACCCTGAAAACTCTGTGGAATTTAAAGACTTGATGAATCGCTTGGTGGTGCAACGCTTTCAAAACCGCCTAGCAAGTGAAAAAGATGCAGATTCTATCATTACGATAGAAATTACTAATGTAACAGATACAAGTATCACGCAAAATAAAGAAGGCTTTACAACCTTTTATCGTGCAACCGTGTCTGTAAGCTACACTTACGACAATAAAAAAGGCACAAAAAAGACTTTTCAAGACAGCGGATATTATAACTATGCGGTGAATTTGCAAGACCCCCTTAACACCTACAATAACCGCTATTATGCTATCAATCAGGCTGTGGAGCAGACTTTGACAAAATTTGTGGTTCAAATCGCTTATGAGGGGAAGTTTAACCATAATAAATAG